The genomic region GCCGTCTTCAAAGCCGCCGAGGTTGCCAACCGCTTTGTCTTTGACCCGAACTACCGCGCGCGGCTCACCTCCGTGGAGGACGCGACGGCGGCCGTCGTTGAGTTGGCGCCGAAGGCTTTCCTGGTGACGCCTTCCTTCCCCGGGGAGACGTCCGCCCTGCTGGCCACGTCCTCGCCGCGGGAGGCCGCCGCGAAGCTGCGCTCGCTGGGCACCGCCAACGTCGCCGTTACGTGCGGGGCCGAGGGAATCCAGCTGGAGAGCAACACCGGGTCCGCGTGGATCGAAGCCATTCCAGCGCCGGCAGTGGTGGACCAGACCGGAGCGGGTGACGCCTTCGTGGGCACGCTGACCGCGCGGCTGGTGCTCGGCGACGGCCTCGCCGAGGCTGTCCGGTATGGAGCAGCCGCGGCCTCACTCGTGGTGGGCGGCAAGGGCGGCACCGGCTTCATTCCGAGCTTTGAGCAGACCCGCGCCCACGCCCTGGGGGCGCAGACTATGGCGACAGGGGAAGGAGAGCTGTCATCGCACGCCTAAGCAGTGCCACTTTGAGCAGTGCAAACCTCCGTGACAGGGCCGAGTTCCCCGGCGCCGCGCTGCGGGCCGACGGCCTGAAGCCTGGCATCGTGCACCTGGGCCTGGGCGCCTTCGCCCGCGCCCACACCGCTGTCTTCACCGAGAACGCCATGCTGGCCAGCGGAGAAACAGGCTGGGGGATCACCGGCGTTACCCAGCGCTCGGACACCGTGGCGCGGCAGCTCGCTCCACAGGACGGACTCTTCACCGTGGCCGAACGGGGCGAGGGAGCGGCACCGCTCCGCGTAGTGTCCAGCATCGTGGACGCCATCTCCGGACGGGACAACCCGGCCGCCGTCGTGGAACGGATCGCCGCGCCGGAGACCCTCGTGGTCACGCTGACCATCACCGAGAAGGGCTACCGGATCGACCCGCGCACCGGATCCCTCAACCTGGAGGATGAGGAAGTCAGGGCTGACCTTGGCGGCCGTGCGCCGCTCACGGCCATCGGCCAGGTCGCCCGTGGCCTGCAGCAGCGGTCGCGCACCGGGACCGGCCCGATCACCGTGGTCTCGTGCGACAACCTCCCCGGCAACGGCGAACTGACCCGAACGCTGGTCCATGCCTTCGCCGCGGCCCTGCCGCCTGCCGAAGCCGAACTGCTCACCGCCTGGCTCGACGCCAACGTCGCGTTCCCCAGCACCATGGTGGACCGGATGGTGCCGGCCACGACGGCGGGTGACCTGGACGCCGTCGAACGTGATCTGGGGCTGCGGGACGAGGCAGCCGTGGTGGCCGAGCCGTTCATGCAGTGGGTCATCGAGGACAACT from Arthrobacter globiformis harbors:
- a CDS encoding PfkB family carbohydrate kinase, which encodes MGEILLEVATDVPFGHGVPAQLGISGDALNVAAAAAAAGARTALLAVLPDDDLGQAVAARIAELGISTELLKFHPGQQGVYLVHCDPHGQREFSYARSGSVGSTLGPNDVDPDVFAAAGAVIAGGIACAISASSRAAVFKAAEVANRFVFDPNYRARLTSVEDATAAVVELAPKAFLVTPSFPGETSALLATSSPREAAAKLRSLGTANVAVTCGAEGIQLESNTGSAWIEAIPAPAVVDQTGAGDAFVGTLTARLVLGDGLAEAVRYGAAAASLVVGGKGGTGFIPSFEQTRAHALGAQTMATGEGELSSHA
- a CDS encoding mannitol dehydrogenase family protein → MHLGLGAFARAHTAVFTENAMLASGETGWGITGVTQRSDTVARQLAPQDGLFTVAERGEGAAPLRVVSSIVDAISGRDNPAAVVERIAAPETLVVTLTITEKGYRIDPRTGSLNLEDEEVRADLGGRAPLTAIGQVARGLQQRSRTGTGPITVVSCDNLPGNGELTRTLVHAFAAALPPAEAELLTAWLDANVAFPSTMVDRMVPATTAGDLDAVERDLGLRDEAAVVAEPFMQWVIEDNFAAGRPRWEDAGALFSSDVRAWEAGKLRLLNASHSLLAYLGLAAGKETISDAVAEGAFFTAARRMMAEDVLPTITLPEGLDADEYCAQVLTRFANPHLAHTTAKVGSDGSQKIGLRLLSTVRGNLDAGREPRWAALAVAAWMRHVATTPVDQLSDPLAAELHAALPASRSAADVVPALLGRRSVFDPELARHQGFADLLIHWYSIVDTHGLDGLRKEINHD